ACTTTagtgtactcaacatttctggtcTTACTGTTGGCCCTATGGGGATCTCGACTAGATGTGTGATTTGGATTGTGGACAATGTGGACATCAGTGCTTCCTGTTCAGACCACAAGAGGGAGCTGGTGACACATGAGAGTATAGACCCCTCTACTATTTGCACACAGACGTGACGACATCGGGCTGTGTGCGTATTGTTGTTGTAGCAGAATTGACCATGTACCTCACGTTTGTAGAAACTAACGTAAATGATATGTTTAATTTCCACAAACATCCTATAGCATAACACTCAGTCTGCAGGCATTCATTTTCAATTGCATACAAatactctttatttatttatttattcacttaTTTATCAAAGTTTTCTTGgacaatacaaacaaacaaacaaacatcttcAGTTAGGTCTCAGTTAGTCGGCGAGCTCTAAAACAAGGCACCTGGGGAGGTAAGTCAtgtcaacacaaacacataaacatacacataaacacaaacataaacacaaacaaacaatacagtgACATATTCACAAaatgacatgtacacacacaacacaacacacactgctAATAGTCcagctgagagtgtgtgtgtgtgtgcatgagtgtgtgacgTTCGACTGTATATGAGTGTGTAGTGTCCTGTtgagggggagggtgtgtgtgtgtgtgtgcgcgtgtgtgtgtgtcctttatggGCTCAGGTgaaggacacgcacacacccttttCTTGTTCCTCttcctgtccgtgtgtgtgtgtgtgtgtgtgtgtgtgtgtgtgtgtgtgtgtgtgtgtgtgtgcgtgcgtgtgtgtgtgtgtgtgtatgtgtctttggggCTCAAGtgaaggacaaacacacacccttttctTGTTCCTCTTCCTGTAATGAGTTCGGAGAAGGCAAGGCACTCTTATCATCCTGGTCCGAAGTCTCacgccggagtgtgtgtgtgtgtgtgtgtgtgtgtgtgtgtgtgtgtgtgtgtgtgtgtgtgtgtttgacaggtcCATTCACACACATAACCCTTATACACACCTCTCGCTCAGGTGTCTCTTAActttggtctgtctgtgtgtgtgtgtgtgtgtgtgtgtgtgtgtgtgtgtgtgtgtgtgtgtgtgtgtgtgtgtgtgtgtgtgtgtgtgtgtgtgtgtgttcagcacaaTGAGCCGTGTCTACTAAGCCCACTGAGCGGTCTGTGGTCTCacaggagaagaggacagaggaggccCTACaagcagaggagtgtgtgtgagtgtgtgagagaggagtgtgtgtgtgagtgtgtgtgtgtgtgtgtgtgtgagagagagatgagagtgtgtgtgagatagattcTCTGTACGAGTgtgaaagacagaaaagtgtgtgtgtgagtgggcaagacaagagggagtgtgtgtaagaaagacagaacgggagtgtgtgtgtgagagcgagagagagagagcgagagagagagagagagagagaaagagcgagcgagagcgagacagagggagagagcgagagcgagagcgagagagagagagagagagagaaagagcgagcgagagcgagacagagggagagagatgggatgggatgggtggtCCTGTGTTTAAGGTTCAGCTGCAGCTGTTTAATGAAAGACCCCCACTGTCTTCTCAACCAATAAGAAAGACCCCCACTGTCTTCTCAACCAATAAGAAAGACCCCCACTGTCTTCTCAACCAATAAGAAAGACCCCCACTGTCTTCTCAACCAATAAGAAAGACCCCCACTGTCCTCTCAACCAATGAAAACTCTCCAGACACCAACTCATCACCACGACAACCAAACCAGCCGTCTTTAACTCCAGAATCTCCAGTCTGAAGCTCACACACTCCACTGCTGAGGAATGCAGTACATATAGAGTAGGCGGGTCAtggctacttgtgtgtgtgtgtgtgtgtgtgtgtgtgtgtgtgtgtgtgtgtgtgtgtgtgtgtgtgtgtgtgtgtgtgtgtgtgtgtgtgtgtgtgtgtgtgtgtgtgttgaagtctcTTGGTCCATAAGGCACATCTCTATTTCCTCTTCTTCAATTGGCCACGCCCCCCTCAGCCCTCTCAGCCAATAGTAGGAGAGAGAACTGCTGCAATGAGATGAGTGGCAGCTCATTGTGTGTATGAAAAAGttttaggcgtgtgtgtgtgtttagaatagAAGTCCAGTTGGAAATGTTCCCTGGAATGgcagtgtatatgtgagtgtgtgtgtgtgtgtgtgtgtgtgtgtgtgtgtgtgtgtgtgtgtgtgtgtgtcagagttgtGGTGGCTTGTCGTCGTATTGTGGTGGGAGTGttaggggtatgtgtgtgtgtgtgtgtgtgtgtgtgtgtgtgtgtgtgtgtgtgtgtgtgtcatagttgTGGTGGCTTGTCATCGTATTGTGGTGGGAGTGTTAGGGGTGTGGGAgtgttaggggtgtgtgtgtgtgtgcgcgtgtgtgtgtgcgcgcgagtggttgtgtgtgtgtgtgtgtgtgtgtgtgtgtgtgtgtgtgtgtgtgtcatagttgTGGTGGCTTGTCGTCGTATTGTGGTGGCGGTGTTAGGGGTTCGATGCTTAGCACGACAGGTTGGGGTGAACTGGGCGCGCTTTTCACACCCAGCTTCTCTGATTTGATTCGCCGGAGCTTTAAGGGGAGGAGCTTACGAGCAGCGCCACTCTTCCATCGCCCCCCAGTGGAGCCGGCTGGAACTGCAACTcctgcagagagaaacacacacgcacacacatacaaacacacgttaagcacagacattagacaaacatattactgtacatacattacatacgcGCTCGCACACATTAAGCGTAACATGCGTGCACCACACATGTCAACTTTGAGCTTAAAAAAAAGCGGATacgaccagtggtgtagtctttgtagaacgtgggtatacggagtaaacttctaaatttcagggatttcagtatacccacttaaaattgattgatccattgttttgaatagcacaaatatacagtatactcacttcaaaaaaactcaaatatacagtatacccaccataaaaaagtagactacaccactggatacgACCGTGCGCTTGGGCGAGCCTTATATCACAGCATTAAATACGACCCactgcacatacttgctttaGAAGCAAGAGAAGCAGCACACTCATAagactggcggtatcatccaggggccagagagagagagagcagcattgcCACCCGGAAAttggaaacacaaaacaaagagaAGCACTCCCCGGAcgaggagacgatactgctactgctactactactgcgcccgcatttgcacgctcctttatcGAAGTGCAACGGGGATGTATGATCATACAAATGTTTGTAGtttcggacaagctcaatgagacgcTTTACGTTAAACTTTGACTTTAGGTTAAACTTTtcccacacctcagctggcaggtgcgtcggagatggcccatgggtcactcagcaacagcttaaagaaactcccgcacactgaccatttcgctgttctttctttaataacgacatTTCGGTACTAGACATTGCCTGATGGAAGtcaagtaccgaaacgtcgttattaaagaaagaacagcgaaatggtcagtgtgcgggagtttctttacgTTTTTGAAAAGTTGCCACCTGCCATTGTCCTTTTCACAGGAAACACTCgtgtggaactgtgcagtcttccTTACGATCGCCCCCGGCGATTCTGACGAGATTGCACAATCTAATGATCTAACGCGATCAGAATTCTGACGAGATTGCACTGAACGCATGCATCTGTGGCGTGCAGTATCTAACACGAGCAGAATTGACAAGATATACACACGGCAAAGCGCttgtgccagtgttgccagattgggtggctgcctgcccaattgggctacttgggatgagcgtctgaggggaaaaacggggaaaattgtccatttggcgtttttttcagccgtctTGGGCCCGTAGAAGtcgatgtaatttgttgaatttgggcggaatttagttaCCTGGTgcactctgccgggcgccgccatctttttttctagtcgcgatacgtcaataggtcatgtgatacatcacgtggttattggactgcagtcggagaccgtctaaaacttcagcttcagcgacaaaacacccattgtatataaaaaaaaacaaaccaaacctataagtactgtaatattttgtcgctgaagctgaagtaatttttagacggtctccgactgcagtccaataaccacgtgatgtatcacatgacctattgacgtatcgcgactagaaaaaaagatggcggcgcccggcagagtcctccgaggcgcagccttcaaaaacgtaattgtagttaaaacaacggtgcactatcaaacttctcagtgcctggatttacatgtcaacaaccacccgacactacgggatcaacatttttgcaactttgagcctcgtaaatgggtgtaaagtaaagatttagccccatggctaacacaggtgccacgacctcccaacagaagctgcatttcacctagctcgcggggtcccgcctaccactcggatttcggaatgcaggggacctttggatgcgaggtatgaggcaaacgtcagcgctcagcatcacatattgacacaacgtaaaccatttcacaccggactacccctTTAAGTAGTTTAGTACTTTAGTAGTTTTACTTTTTAGCTTTTCACacttttgtgtgtttgcgtgtgcggcCAGTCCTATCCAAAATCCTTCCACAGCCcatgttttaaaatgtgtatatgcttaaaatgaatgacatATCAGTTTTATAGCCAAATGTTTGATAATTAACAATGTAATGAGTCCTGAAAGTCAATTACTAAATCATAGATTTTCTCATTGGGGTGTACGCCCAAAACCTAAAAAATACGTATTAAGTCATACTATAAACCTTACTTTGATTTTTGTACGTTCAACAGATATTGTATTAAACTTAGTCTATGTATATTGTGGAGATGTCTTTTGTGTTCAAAATGTGTCTTTTCAAAAGAAGTATGCACTCATTACTGCAgtgcaccgtacacacacacacacaaagacaatcgcactcgcgcacacacgcgcgcacacacacacacacacacacacacacacacacacacacacacacccctacctgtggGAGCTGGTTCGGTGGGTGTGACGGGGGGTACGTCTCCGTCggaaaacactctctctctcacacagtcacacagacacacagacacacacacacccctacctggtTCGGTGGGTGTGACGGGGGGTACGTCTCCGTCGAACACGTCGTCATATGAAGGCAGCTGAGAGGTGGAGTTCATGCGAACGCCGCGACCGGCCACTGGGGGCACCGTAGCACCACTGCTGCCCACCACCTCGTCATAGCTGGGCACCGTGAAACGATTCTCTACCCtggaacacgaacacacacacacacacacacacacacacacacacacacacacacacacacacacacacacacacacacacacacacacacacacacacacacacacacacacacacacacacacacacacacacacacacacacacactttaagcatatgccaatgtgactgtgtgtgtgtgtgtgtgtgtgtgtgtgcgttcatcctCACACGTGTTGTCCATGGAGAGTGATGGTGTGCTGTACATGTTGTCCACtgcctgctgtgtctgtgtgtgtgtgtgtgtgtgtgtgtgtgtgtgtgtgtgtgtgtgtgtctgtgtgtgtgtgtgtgtgtgtgtgtgtgtgtgtactcacacgtCTATTGAGTCGTCCATAGACAGCTGTGTGGTGTAAGGGCCGGTgcccccctggtgtgtgtgtgtgtgtgtgtgtgtgtgtgtgtgtactcacacgtCTATTGAGTCGTCCATAGACAGCTGTGTGGTGTAAGGGCCGGGGCCCCCCTGCTGTGCGTGCTGTGCCCGCCGCGACTTGTTGCGGATGCCCAGACACAGGGAGAGCAATAGCATggtcacacctgcacacacacacacaccacacacacacacacacacacacacaaccatggtcAGCccgaagtgggtggagttccagatttctccggagctcaaaaacgatatttgtattgctcctggcctgacgagAAGCAGTacagaaggtgttgcatcactaaagggcatcaattcacctccgtgacaacagggggcgaactaactcattcagtagAGCTTTGAATCACAAAGCTAgtcagctggctatctaaaacgtaatattccactagtagtctacttctaaaagttggggcataattagatggtacaacatcagattcttttagtcaagtattacatgagattaaatgcaagacaaacgccgttttaaaagacaatagacagcctgaatagccattcacacctggggtctagtagtagctagccagctaaatcagtcattacaaactcaacgctagttgactagccacctgaaacgtaattctaccactaacaaagatgcttcttgctattcatttaaaaagttgtggcgtaattagacatgaatgatagcatacaatattctctctttattcatgtttaacagttcaggtggttaaaatgccaaacaaaagccgtttttaaatacaatagatacatctaatggctatattaacagctagcttagcaactgtcagccaaacccattcaaactctacaggacattagcgaaccctgttttaggagctagctgccacactagaGGCTTCTTTGCCACACTACAAACTTATATAATTTTcaggatggccttttatggatatttttaaatgttttttttgggagTTGTACTATTGAAATAAATcactgtttctcttctccctgtcaagtaaactccagtgatttcctgccaagtcaatcGCATagtgtttttccttttccttattcaaacctccgcggtagggtagaagaatagaacaccactgacctatcagggccaagtactcactgaactgctgcaagcacattgaccaatcacagtgcaagagcatagcgtcagctcacggacatttcagcctgggagaaccatgcgtgtaccgc
This Engraulis encrasicolus isolate BLACKSEA-1 chromosome 10, IST_EnEncr_1.0, whole genome shotgun sequence DNA region includes the following protein-coding sequences:
- the LOC134456390 gene encoding transmembrane protein 51-like — encoded protein: MSRSSTSSSSSSSSSPPVVSANVSAPGANGANGANAASSSSSSSPPVANAGSQYALCALGVGLVALGIVMIVWSVVPVDGESGRPTVGDAGKTSSVAFILVGAGVTMLLLSLCLGIRNKSRRAQHAQQGGPGPYTTQLSMDDSIDVHQGGTGPYTTQLSMDDSIDVVENRFTVPSYDEVVGSSGATVPPVAGRGVRMNSTSQLPSYDDVFDGDVPPVTPTEPGVAVPAGSTGGRWKSGAARKLLPLKLRRIKSEKLGVKSAPSSPQPVVLSIEPLTPPPQYDDKPPQL